From candidate division WOR-3 bacterium, a single genomic window includes:
- a CDS encoding isochorismatase family cysteine hydrolase — MLTAQEIKKLIGPYQHKKLILAPKHCALVVIDMQNDFFDPGSPAYTENAQEIVPNIKRLIQVARESKIPVIYTAHAHQDPKIDGGMTALWWDEINLKKSLVEGTRGAAIIPELAPLPHEKIIYKHRYSAFYNTDLELYLRGLKVTDLIVTGIMTEICVESTVREAFMRDYRVFVVADGTAAGQWELHLNSLKVIAYGFGYVTTTQSIIRKIKTV, encoded by the coding sequence ATGCTAACAGCACAAGAAATTAAAAAATTAATCGGACCATATCAGCATAAGAAGTTAATTTTAGCACCTAAGCACTGCGCGCTTGTAGTAATTGACATGCAGAACGACTTTTTTGATCCGGGCTCACCGGCATATACCGAAAATGCCCAAGAAATTGTTCCGAATATCAAAAGATTAATCCAAGTGGCCCGGGAAAGTAAAATCCCGGTAATTTATACGGCGCATGCGCATCAGGATCCGAAAATTGACGGCGGTATGACCGCGCTTTGGTGGGATGAAATAAATTTGAAAAAGAGCTTGGTGGAAGGTACGCGGGGCGCGGCAATTATTCCGGAGCTGGCACCATTACCCCATGAAAAGATAATCTATAAGCATCGTTATTCGGCGTTTTATAATACCGACCTGGAACTTTACTTGCGCGGCCTTAAGGTTACGGATTTAATCGTTACCGGTATTATGACCGAGATCTGCGTTGAATCTACGGTCCGCGAGGCTTTTATGCGTGACTACCGAGTATTTGTGGTGGCTGACGGCACCGCGGCTGGCCAGTGGGAATTACATCTAAATTCCTTAAAGGTAATTGCATATGGTTTTGGATATGTAACTACAACCCAGTCAATTATTCGAAAAATAAAGACAGTCTAG